A section of the Paenibacillus yonginensis genome encodes:
- a CDS encoding glycosyltransferase family 2 protein gives MNRLRPKLGIVVPCYNEEPVIEETVRQLSDILTSLMREELIAQDSFLLFVNDGSADRTWELIEQLHDRYPWVSGLKLAANVGHQNALLAGLMQAKDRCDCTISIDADLQDDVRVIRDFVLKYREGYEIVYGVRRKRDTDTWFKRNSALGFYKLMKSMGLKVVHNHADYRLLSHTALEHLSKFREVNLFLRGLVPLIGLKSTEVYYDRLERFAGESKYPLKKMINFALEGITSLSVEPIRFVTGSGFLCFGISLVVGIYSLVSKLMGNTVSGWTSLMLSVWFIGGMVLISLGLIGEYVGKIYKEVKSRPLYLIERDLPAQNALGVGAGAGSSASHPAADQVVRYER, from the coding sequence ATGAATCGGCTAAGACCGAAATTGGGTATTGTAGTGCCTTGTTATAACGAGGAGCCCGTCATTGAAGAAACGGTCAGGCAGCTAAGCGACATTTTGACTTCGCTTATGCGGGAGGAATTGATTGCGCAGGACAGCTTTCTGCTGTTCGTCAATGATGGAAGCGCAGACCGGACCTGGGAGCTGATTGAACAGCTGCATGACCGTTATCCGTGGGTATCTGGACTTAAGCTGGCTGCGAATGTCGGGCACCAGAATGCGCTGCTGGCCGGGTTGATGCAGGCCAAAGACCGCTGTGACTGCACGATCTCCATTGATGCGGATCTGCAGGATGATGTAAGAGTGATCCGAGATTTTGTACTCAAATACCGGGAAGGTTATGAAATTGTGTACGGCGTCCGCCGCAAACGGGATACCGATACCTGGTTCAAAAGGAATTCGGCGCTCGGCTTCTACAAGCTGATGAAGAGCATGGGCCTGAAGGTTGTCCATAACCATGCCGATTATCGGCTGCTCAGCCATACGGCGCTGGAGCATCTGTCCAAATTCCGGGAGGTGAACCTGTTCCTGCGCGGACTGGTGCCGCTGATCGGTCTGAAATCAACGGAGGTCTATTATGACCGGCTGGAGCGGTTTGCGGGAGAATCGAAATACCCGCTGAAGAAAATGATTAATTTTGCGCTTGAGGGCATTACCTCGCTCAGCGTTGAACCGATCCGGTTTGTGACGGGTTCAGGTTTTCTTTGTTTTGGCATCAGTCTGGTTGTGGGCATTTATTCGCTGGTCTCCAAGCTGATGGGCAATACGGTGTCCGGCTGGACCTCCTTGATGCTGTCCGTCTGGTTCATCGGCGGCATGGTGCTTATTTCACTGGGACTGATCGGAGAATATGTGGGCAAGATTTATAAAGAGGTCAAAAGCCGCCCGCTTTATTTGATCGAACGTGATTTGCCAGCGCAAAACGCTCTGGGGGTAGGTGCAGGGGCAGGGTCGTCCGCTTCCCATCCAGCTGCAGACCAGGTGGTCCGCTATGAGCGCTAA
- a CDS encoding aldo/keto reductase: MGNQGTAAASGTFKIGGDLTVNRLGYGVMQLTGPGVWGDPADPEEAVRVLQRAAELDVTLIDTADSYGPFVADHLIKKALYPYKQDLVIATKVGFTRSGPDDWRPVGRPEYLRQQVELNLRHLGLERIDLLQLHRIDPKVPLEEQIGELALLRKEGKIRHIGLSEVTVDQLKAANEIAPIVSVQNLYNLAKRDAEPVLEYAEANNIAFIPCFPLATGALAKAGGPLDELAARLQAKPSQLALAWLLKRSPVMLPIPGTSKVAHLEENIAAASIQLSEADYEALSKLGQ; the protein is encoded by the coding sequence ATGGGAAATCAAGGAACAGCAGCAGCATCCGGTACATTCAAAATCGGCGGAGATCTGACGGTTAACCGTCTCGGTTATGGGGTTATGCAATTGACCGGACCTGGGGTCTGGGGAGACCCGGCGGATCCGGAGGAAGCGGTTCGCGTGCTGCAAAGAGCCGCAGAGCTAGACGTGACATTGATAGATACCGCCGATTCCTATGGGCCTTTTGTTGCGGATCATTTGATCAAGAAAGCTCTTTATCCTTATAAACAAGATCTGGTGATTGCCACCAAGGTCGGCTTCACCCGCAGCGGACCAGACGACTGGCGGCCTGTAGGACGTCCGGAATATCTTCGCCAGCAGGTAGAGCTCAACCTCCGCCATCTTGGCCTGGAACGGATTGATCTCCTCCAGCTCCACCGGATCGATCCTAAAGTTCCCCTGGAGGAACAAATCGGCGAATTGGCCCTGCTCCGGAAGGAAGGCAAAATCCGCCACATCGGATTGAGCGAAGTTACGGTGGACCAGCTGAAGGCGGCCAATGAAATTGCGCCGATCGTCTCTGTACAGAACCTGTACAATCTGGCTAAACGCGACGCCGAGCCTGTTCTCGAATATGCGGAAGCCAACAACATCGCTTTCATCCCCTGTTTTCCGCTCGCAACCGGAGCGCTGGCCAAAGCCGGCGGACCGCTTGATGAGCTGGCCGCCCGCCTGCAGGCCAAACCCTCGCAGCTGGCGCTGGCCTGGCTGCTCAAACGTTCGCCGGTAATGCTGCCGATTCCAGGCACTTCCAAGGTGGCTCACCTGGAGGAGAACATCGCCGCGGCAAGCATTCAGCTCAGCGAAGCTGATTATGAAGCTTTGTCCAAACTTGGACAATAA
- a CDS encoding LysR family transcriptional regulator: MNRSLLQLIVTISETKSFTTAGEKLNMTQPAVSRAVTSLEKELGVTLLIRDRRSGVMLTPVGERIIRIYREILQGYDKVDQEIAREKGLETGSVRIGAFPVAASYFIPKIISRIKKRYPNLEFSIMEGTIADIHYLLDRREIDVGLVIAPEQSDQQTIPLYREGIFAVMREDHPLSAKTIIHPEDLRQEPMMICKAGYEPPVMAWFERANEIPRIEYVLYNYRTALQMVLAGEGLAVMSELSLLDLPPGLKVRRLSPVAYRDIHLAAAPKNERSIAVSLFIETAQNLFPFQTEHEPLIQI, encoded by the coding sequence ATGAACAGATCGCTTTTGCAGCTGATCGTTACCATATCTGAAACCAAAAGCTTTACCACTGCCGGGGAGAAGCTTAATATGACACAGCCGGCCGTCAGCCGCGCGGTTACCTCTCTGGAAAAAGAACTTGGCGTCACACTGCTGATCCGGGATCGCCGCAGCGGGGTCATGCTCACCCCTGTAGGCGAACGTATTATCCGCATTTACCGTGAAATTTTGCAGGGGTATGACAAAGTAGACCAGGAAATTGCCCGGGAAAAAGGGCTTGAGACCGGCAGCGTACGAATCGGTGCCTTTCCGGTTGCGGCTTCTTACTTTATCCCAAAAATCATCAGCAGGATCAAAAAGCGGTATCCGAATCTGGAATTTTCGATTATGGAAGGCACGATAGCAGATATTCACTATCTGCTCGACAGACGTGAGATCGACGTCGGACTGGTCATCGCCCCTGAGCAATCGGACCAGCAGACGATCCCACTCTACCGCGAGGGTATTTTTGCCGTGATGAGGGAAGATCATCCGTTGTCCGCCAAAACGATCATCCACCCGGAAGATCTGCGGCAGGAGCCTATGATGATATGCAAAGCCGGATACGAGCCGCCGGTAATGGCCTGGTTTGAACGAGCAAATGAGATCCCCCGGATTGAATACGTTCTGTACAACTACAGGACAGCCCTGCAGATGGTGCTGGCAGGCGAGGGGCTGGCCGTCATGTCCGAACTGTCGCTGCTGGACCTCCCTCCGGGCCTGAAGGTCCGCCGCTTGTCTCCGGTGGCTTACCGGGATATTCATCTGGCTGCCGCTCCCAAGAACGAAAGATCCATTGCGGTGAGTCTGTTTATCGAAACCGCGCAAAACCTTTTTCCTTTCCAGACGGAACATGAACCGCTGATTCAGATTTGA
- a CDS encoding DMT family transporter — MKTKAWLFLILANIFWAGNLVFGKSVTADFPPVWAAFLRWAIAASVLLPMAQLVEKPSWIQIWRRNWGLLLFMSLIGIAIYTLLTYTALKYTSSTNGSLINSLTPAVVSVLSFLFLKEKVKFRQGAGLILSLIGVLTVLTKGRLLAIFDTSYNMGDAILLAAVFLWAVYSIVSKRAQHLPPIAFVAMTAVLGVLFMTPLLFMQPLHREQVTPLGIMGIIYLGLFPSIGSFLFWNRGVKELGAGKASITMNLMPIFTAGLSILFGQPLLLSQVIGGTIVIAGMLLSANPMSRKQAVSNAGAHHGGELTLKPVSHIESKCT; from the coding sequence ATGAAAACCAAAGCATGGCTGTTTTTAATACTTGCGAATATATTCTGGGCGGGAAATTTGGTGTTCGGCAAATCGGTTACCGCCGATTTCCCTCCGGTCTGGGCGGCTTTTTTGCGCTGGGCGATCGCAGCTTCGGTACTGCTACCGATGGCTCAACTGGTGGAGAAGCCGTCGTGGATCCAAATTTGGAGAAGAAACTGGGGGCTTCTGCTGTTTATGTCGCTGATAGGCATCGCAATTTATACACTGCTTACTTATACAGCGCTGAAGTATACCTCATCCACCAACGGCAGTCTGATCAACAGCTTGACTCCAGCAGTGGTGAGCGTGCTTTCCTTTCTCTTTCTGAAAGAAAAGGTCAAATTCCGGCAGGGAGCGGGTTTAATTCTGTCCTTGATCGGCGTTTTGACGGTTTTAACCAAAGGGCGGCTTCTGGCGATATTTGATACCAGCTACAACATGGGAGACGCCATCTTGCTGGCTGCAGTGTTTCTGTGGGCCGTCTATTCCATTGTCAGCAAACGGGCGCAGCATCTCCCGCCGATTGCGTTTGTCGCTATGACAGCGGTTCTCGGTGTATTGTTTATGACTCCTCTGCTATTTATGCAGCCGCTTCATCGGGAACAGGTTACACCGCTTGGGATCATGGGAATTATTTATCTAGGGTTGTTCCCGTCTATCGGCTCCTTCCTGTTCTGGAATCGCGGCGTGAAGGAGCTCGGGGCAGGCAAAGCCAGTATTACGATGAACTTGATGCCAATTTTTACAGCAGGCCTATCCATATTGTTCGGTCAGCCTCTTCTTCTATCGCAGGTTATCGGGGGTACAATCGTGATCGCAGGGATGCTGCTGTCGGCTAACCCGATGTCCCGGAAACAGGCGGTTTCCAATGCGGGGGCTCATCATGGGGGAGAACTGACTCTAAAACCTGTGTCACATATCGAAAGTAAATGTACATGA
- a CDS encoding NCS2 family permease, whose translation MKRNWLSGSLGFIPGQHSIRKEIGAGLISYFSVVYIVMVNAAILHDAGMPLQAAMVGTLLTSLAGCLLMAFWGKSPIIVVPGMGINAFFTYTLVHSMKLSWQEALAVTTTAGLLFAVLAFSSLYKKISDAIPHNLQHGISVGIGLFLTFIGLQKSGIVIAHQTTFVTIGHFSDPNVITACITLLLALVLFVRKVKGDLLISILVGTALAYVLGATHPSGNKMEGKPLQQYGDLFAHLSFGAIGTLAFWIAVFLLLLIIVFENIGLIGAQTHMIERPETFTGSLRALSVSNILAGLFGSSPTVAAAESTAGIAAGGRTGLSPLVTAILFGATFFFIPLLTYIPDSAIAPVLIIIGSLMVQNIQQMNFRDFTEAFPAFLVMVMIPFTYSIIDGMAFGFIAYPAAKLAAGRGKEVKAVMYVITALFIANFVLHALM comes from the coding sequence ATGAAACGGAATTGGCTGTCTGGAAGTCTCGGGTTTATTCCCGGACAGCACAGTATTAGAAAGGAAATCGGAGCAGGGCTAATCTCTTATTTCTCTGTCGTATATATCGTGATGGTCAACGCGGCCATCCTGCACGATGCCGGCATGCCTCTGCAGGCGGCAATGGTCGGAACCCTACTTACCTCCCTGGCAGGCTGTCTGCTGATGGCCTTCTGGGGCAAGTCTCCGATCATCGTGGTGCCCGGCATGGGGATCAACGCCTTTTTCACCTATACGCTGGTTCACTCCATGAAGCTGAGCTGGCAGGAGGCTTTGGCCGTTACAACAACGGCAGGCCTTCTATTTGCGGTTCTGGCCTTCTCTTCCCTTTATAAAAAGATCAGCGACGCTATTCCGCATAACCTGCAGCATGGCATCAGTGTCGGTATCGGCCTGTTTCTGACCTTTATCGGTCTGCAGAAGAGCGGGATCGTTATCGCCCATCAGACCACTTTCGTGACGATCGGGCATTTCAGCGATCCCAACGTCATTACGGCCTGCATCACGCTGCTGCTGGCGCTCGTTCTGTTCGTACGCAAGGTCAAGGGGGATCTGCTCATCAGCATCCTGGTCGGCACGGCGCTGGCTTACGTGCTTGGAGCAACCCATCCTTCCGGCAATAAGATGGAAGGCAAGCCGCTGCAGCAATACGGCGATCTGTTCGCCCATCTGTCTTTCGGGGCCATCGGCACCTTGGCCTTCTGGATTGCGGTGTTCCTGCTGCTGCTCATTATCGTCTTTGAAAATATCGGGCTGATCGGCGCGCAGACACATATGATCGAACGCCCCGAGACCTTCACCGGCAGCCTGCGGGCCTTGTCGGTATCCAATATTCTGGCCGGCCTCTTCGGCAGCAGTCCGACCGTTGCCGCCGCCGAAAGCACCGCGGGCATCGCGGCCGGCGGCCGGACAGGCCTATCGCCTTTGGTGACCGCGATTCTGTTCGGCGCCACCTTCTTCTTCATTCCGCTGCTGACCTACATTCCCGACAGCGCAATTGCGCCGGTCCTGATCATTATCGGCAGCCTGATGGTCCAGAACATCCAGCAGATGAATTTCCGCGACTTCACGGAGGCCTTCCCGGCATTCCTCGTCATGGTTATGATTCCGTTCACCTACAGCATCATCGACGGCATGGCGTTTGGGTTCATCGCCTACCCGGCAGCCAAGCTGGCGGCCGGACGAGGGAAGGAAGTCAAAGCTGTCATGTATGTAATCACCGCTTTATTTATTGCCAACTTCGTGCTGCATGCCCTGATGTAA
- a CDS encoding response regulator transcription factor, giving the protein MLIVDDEPKVREGLKAIIPWEECGFTVAGTATNGFEAIEQYEKIKPELVVADIRMPGMDGLQLIQSLRERDDRLHILILSGYADFDYAKKAISHRADGYLLKPVDEEEMISYLEKIREDHKQAQENKQWNDVSEKWTRDIFIQSLLTRTGEDEENGMEARAESLGLIWKEYQVMLLHFHQRPGSAGYLGRHEDAEQRLNDYFEASGRGLAFSVHFQTGILLKSAVLGEQMRRQLYNEIMAVLEGTGVQATVALGPFVRTVYEICHSYEAARELLKHEFFIDADGVLTMDDLETRQRGEKEISKPEDLEGKLYYAMDIGNRTALEPLIRSAGEWLKTSGATEADIKRYFAELLSSLLARLSASHTILGSCLKDYTDRIALIYQQRSLRELYRHIGELLNLVMEPLGSRSQGQDIKALLDFIQRNFGDNLKLETLAGVFNYNTAYLGKMFKNATGEYFNTYLDKVRIEHAKQYLQQGMKVYQVAEKVGYTNVDYFHSKFRKYVGMSPSSYRKNAGQPNEGVQTGGADGAGETESADA; this is encoded by the coding sequence GTGCTGATTGTCGATGACGAGCCCAAAGTCCGCGAGGGGCTGAAGGCCATTATTCCTTGGGAGGAATGTGGCTTCACAGTTGCCGGAACCGCTACGAACGGATTTGAGGCTATTGAACAATACGAGAAGATCAAACCGGAGCTGGTTGTCGCCGACATCCGAATGCCGGGCATGGACGGGCTTCAGCTCATTCAGTCCTTAAGGGAACGCGATGATCGACTGCACATTTTAATTCTAAGCGGGTATGCCGATTTCGATTACGCCAAAAAAGCGATCTCCCATAGAGCTGACGGCTACTTGCTGAAGCCTGTTGACGAGGAAGAGATGATCTCCTATCTGGAGAAAATCCGGGAGGACCATAAGCAGGCACAAGAGAACAAACAGTGGAACGACGTATCGGAGAAGTGGACCCGGGATATTTTTATCCAATCCCTGCTGACACGGACCGGAGAAGACGAAGAGAACGGGATGGAGGCGAGAGCCGAAAGCCTGGGGTTAATCTGGAAGGAATATCAGGTTATGCTGCTTCACTTCCACCAGCGCCCCGGCAGTGCCGGATATCTTGGCAGGCATGAAGATGCGGAGCAGCGGCTGAATGACTATTTCGAAGCAAGTGGACGGGGGCTGGCTTTTTCGGTTCATTTTCAAACCGGAATCCTGCTGAAATCGGCTGTGCTTGGCGAACAGATGCGCAGGCAGCTTTACAACGAAATTATGGCTGTGCTGGAGGGAACCGGTGTGCAGGCCACCGTTGCGCTCGGCCCTTTTGTCCGAACGGTTTATGAAATCTGCCATTCTTATGAGGCGGCGCGTGAGCTGCTGAAGCATGAGTTCTTTATAGATGCTGACGGCGTGTTGACCATGGATGATCTCGAAACAAGGCAGCGGGGCGAGAAGGAAATCTCCAAGCCAGAGGACCTGGAGGGCAAGCTTTATTATGCGATGGACATCGGTAACCGGACAGCGCTTGAACCGCTGATCCGCTCGGCCGGTGAATGGCTTAAAACATCAGGGGCGACGGAAGCCGACATCAAACGTTATTTTGCCGAGCTGCTGAGCAGCTTGCTTGCCAGGTTGTCCGCCAGTCATACCATTCTCGGAAGCTGTCTGAAGGATTATACCGACCGGATTGCACTCATTTACCAGCAGCGGAGCCTTCGGGAATTATACCGGCATATTGGGGAGCTGCTCAATCTGGTTATGGAACCGCTTGGCAGCCGGTCGCAAGGACAGGACATCAAAGCCCTGCTTGATTTCATCCAGCGCAATTTCGGAGATAATCTAAAGCTGGAGACCTTGGCCGGGGTGTTTAATTATAACACGGCTTATCTGGGGAAAATGTTCAAGAACGCTACCGGTGAATATTTTAACACTTATCTGGATAAGGTCCGGATCGAACATGCGAAGCAATATTTACAGCAGGGGATGAAGGTCTATCAGGTTGCCGAGAAGGTCGGGTACACGAACGTGGATTATTTCCACAGCAAATTCCGCAAATATGTAGGCATGTCGCCTTCTTCCTACCGGAAAAATGCCGGGCAGCCGAATGAAGGAGTGCAAACCGGTGGGGCTGATGGGGCTGGTGAAACCGAAAGCGCGGATGCTTGA
- a CDS encoding GtrA family protein: MSAKLGELFQNGLIRFIIVGVVNTVIGLTVTFLCLNAFELNYWASTIIGNAVGAVNSYFMNKSFTFKSKASVGSTVWKFMLITAVCYFAAYWLAGQAVDIGLDWILPEASSRFKDNVAALVGSGLYTLMNYFGQKKLTFTDKRQVTDKDSAAGISLSADNRDNRRGSGEPEARVTEREESGLL, translated from the coding sequence ATGAGCGCTAAGCTCGGAGAACTGTTTCAAAATGGATTGATCCGTTTTATAATCGTTGGTGTTGTGAACACCGTGATCGGGCTAACGGTGACGTTCCTCTGTTTAAATGCGTTTGAACTGAATTATTGGGCCTCTACGATTATCGGCAACGCGGTAGGAGCGGTCAACAGCTATTTTATGAACAAAAGCTTCACGTTTAAATCCAAAGCCAGCGTTGGGTCCACAGTTTGGAAGTTTATGCTGATTACGGCGGTTTGCTACTTCGCAGCTTATTGGCTCGCCGGCCAAGCGGTGGATATCGGGCTGGATTGGATTCTGCCGGAGGCCAGCAGCCGGTTTAAAGACAATGTGGCTGCCCTGGTTGGCAGCGGACTGTATACCCTTATGAATTACTTTGGCCAGAAGAAATTGACTTTTACGGACAAAAGGCAAGTTACGGATAAAGACTCGGCTGCCGGCATAAGCCTGTCTGCGGACAATCGCGATAATCGCAGGGGATCGGGCGAACCCGAAGCCAGAGTGACGGAAAGAGAGGAATCCGGTTTATTATGA
- a CDS encoding PadR family transcriptional regulator codes for MSIQIAILGMLWDEVSHPYEIKKKIQRFDLDSVISISDGTLYYNFESLLKKGYIEEVEVVHSENRPDKTMYAITDKGRQGLKDEIYKNFKKNISVSSLYSSIPYLRLVEKERVVMLIEDIRQKIDQRIEFIERNKQNFPEMLKKPELQLLADYSQNGLENEKIYFERLLEIVKQM; via the coding sequence ATGTCGATTCAAATCGCTATTTTGGGGATGCTTTGGGATGAAGTGAGTCATCCCTATGAAATCAAAAAGAAAATCCAACGTTTTGATCTGGACAGCGTTATTTCGATCTCCGACGGTACTTTATATTACAACTTTGAGTCATTATTAAAAAAAGGTTATATCGAGGAAGTAGAAGTAGTCCATTCGGAGAACCGGCCCGACAAAACCATGTATGCCATTACCGACAAAGGCCGGCAGGGACTGAAGGATGAAATTTACAAAAATTTCAAGAAAAATATAAGCGTCAGCTCCTTATATAGCTCGATTCCTTATCTGAGATTAGTGGAGAAGGAACGAGTGGTTATGCTGATCGAAGATATCCGCCAGAAAATAGACCAGCGAATTGAATTCATAGAACGGAATAAACAAAACTTCCCCGAAATGCTGAAGAAACCGGAGCTTCAATTACTTGCCGACTATTCGCAAAACGGGTTGGAGAATGAAAAAATATATTTTGAGCGCCTTCTGGAAATTGTGAAACAAATGTAG
- the ltrA gene encoding group II intron reverse transcriptase/maturase, which produces MRSYEEQRQQNISPESLRQREAVKPPGYAGAPSSLSAQVAPSSREAKNNLLERMLEGDNLRLAYKRVVENGGAPGVDQVTVANLQAYLKTHWESAKAKLLAGTYRPAPVKRVEIPKPGGDVRLLGIPTVMDRFLQQALLQVMNPIFDTQFSWYSYGFRPGKSAHDAVKQAQRYIQSGLRWVVDLDLEKFFDRVNHDILMARVARKVEDKRVLTLIRAYLNAGVMVDGKLERSREGTPQGGPLSPLLANILLDDLDKELMERGLRFVRYADDCNIFVASKRAGERVMESVTRFVEGKLKLKVNREKSAVDRPWNRKFLGFSFLRDKKATICLAPQTISRFKEKVRELTSRTRSMSMENRIMQLNRYLIGWIGYFRIASAKSHCERFDQWIRRRLRMCLWKQWKRVGTRIRELRNLGVPEWACFAMGNSRRGAWEMSRNTNNALPTSYWEAKGLKSLLSRYLELC; this is translated from the coding sequence ATGCGTTCGTACGAAGAGCAACGACAGCAGAATATCTCGCCAGAGAGCTTGCGGCAAAGAGAAGCGGTGAAGCCGCCAGGGTATGCCGGAGCGCCGAGTTCTTTGTCGGCACAAGTCGCCCCTTCCTCTCGCGAAGCAAAGAACAACTTGCTGGAGCGAATGCTCGAAGGAGATAACCTTCGGCTCGCCTATAAACGAGTGGTAGAGAACGGAGGAGCGCCCGGTGTGGACCAAGTAACGGTAGCGAATCTACAAGCTTACTTGAAAACACACTGGGAATCGGCGAAAGCTAAACTTCTAGCAGGTACCTACAGACCTGCGCCAGTCAAACGGGTGGAAATCCCCAAACCCGGAGGCGATGTACGGCTGTTAGGCATCCCGACCGTGATGGACCGCTTTCTCCAGCAAGCCCTTTTACAAGTCATGAACCCGATCTTTGACACGCAATTCTCGTGGTATAGCTATGGCTTTCGACCGGGAAAGAGTGCCCACGACGCCGTGAAACAAGCCCAAAGATATATCCAAAGCGGCCTGAGATGGGTCGTGGATCTCGATCTGGAGAAATTCTTTGACCGGGTAAACCACGACATACTGATGGCAAGAGTGGCGCGGAAAGTGGAGGACAAAAGAGTGCTGACACTGATCCGTGCCTACCTGAACGCTGGAGTGATGGTAGATGGAAAGCTGGAGCGCAGCCGAGAAGGAACGCCGCAGGGTGGGCCCCTGAGTCCGCTTTTAGCGAACATATTGCTGGATGACTTGGACAAGGAGCTAATGGAACGAGGACTGCGATTTGTCCGCTATGCGGACGACTGCAACATCTTCGTCGCCAGCAAACGTGCGGGCGAACGCGTCATGGAGTCGGTAACACGCTTTGTAGAAGGAAAGCTGAAACTGAAAGTGAATCGAGAGAAAAGTGCGGTAGACCGCCCGTGGAACCGAAAGTTCCTCGGCTTTAGTTTCCTGAGGGACAAGAAAGCGACAATTTGTTTAGCCCCACAAACCATCTCGCGATTCAAGGAGAAGGTACGGGAGCTGACGAGCCGAACGCGGTCGATGTCCATGGAAAACAGGATTATGCAATTAAACCGCTACCTCATCGGCTGGATTGGATATTTCCGAATCGCATCGGCGAAGAGCCACTGTGAAAGATTCGACCAATGGATTCGCAGGAGATTACGCATGTGCCTCTGGAAACAGTGGAAACGGGTGGGAACCCGAATCCGCGAACTGCGAAATCTAGGCGTTCCAGAGTGGGCTTGCTTTGCGATGGGCAACTCTAGACGAGGTGCATGGGAAATGTCCCGAAACACAAACAACGCCCTTCCGACTTCCTACTGGGAAGCGAAAGGGCTGAAAAGTTTGCTTTCTCGTTATTTGGAGCTTTGTTAA
- a CDS encoding YhgE/Pip domain-containing protein, which produces MKSFLKHKGVISGIFMMVFYQIVMMSIFMWGYSSVPKNMDQLTVAIVNEDTQTGEQLVAQLKENLPFHLVTSLSLDKAKEELNDRDIHLIIHIPQDFTANMTAQGEQAKLDFFMNQSNAQTVTSSMQAVVNQISDQLTAQTQTQGFAQLLQKFQMPEEQAKQTVGSVMNKVVPNIVTTNTVPAGLHNQMAPMFLSMASYVGSMIYSMMSIGALKQLRSKLGAGKAFLHLQGVNLLLALIVPLIGVSIYHAIHGYSAGVFFENWMIHSLEMFAAIEFTSLFCILAGQGGMLINMPLVLVQSIACGATIPREMMPDFFKVLSYVSPMFYSVHLDYNVLFGGGNTSQYLAGLALIAAVAIVVNAVLYGIKALRAKEADQAAVPSMMM; this is translated from the coding sequence ATGAAATCATTTTTGAAGCATAAAGGAGTGATCTCCGGGATTTTTATGATGGTTTTTTATCAAATCGTCATGATGAGCATTTTTATGTGGGGGTACAGCTCAGTTCCCAAAAATATGGATCAGCTGACGGTAGCCATCGTGAATGAAGATACGCAAACCGGCGAACAGCTGGTGGCTCAGCTGAAGGAGAATCTTCCGTTTCATTTGGTGACCAGCCTGTCGTTAGACAAAGCTAAAGAGGAATTAAATGATCGGGACATCCATTTGATCATCCATATTCCGCAGGATTTTACAGCTAATATGACTGCACAGGGAGAGCAAGCAAAGCTGGATTTCTTTATGAACCAGTCCAATGCCCAGACGGTTACGAGCAGTATGCAAGCCGTCGTCAATCAAATTTCGGATCAATTGACCGCTCAAACACAAACGCAGGGGTTTGCACAATTGCTGCAGAAGTTCCAAATGCCGGAGGAGCAGGCAAAACAGACGGTAGGCAGTGTCATGAACAAGGTGGTGCCCAACATTGTAACCACAAATACAGTTCCCGCTGGTCTGCATAATCAAATGGCTCCGATGTTCTTGTCGATGGCCTCATATGTCGGCTCCATGATTTATTCGATGATGAGCATCGGGGCGCTTAAGCAGCTTAGAAGCAAGCTTGGTGCCGGCAAAGCCTTCCTCCATCTGCAGGGCGTAAACTTGCTGCTTGCTTTAATAGTTCCGCTGATTGGGGTTTCGATTTATCATGCCATTCATGGATACAGTGCAGGCGTTTTCTTTGAGAACTGGATGATCCATTCGCTTGAAATGTTCGCAGCCATTGAGTTCACCAGCCTGTTCTGCATTCTGGCGGGGCAAGGGGGGATGCTGATCAATATGCCGCTGGTATTGGTACAAAGCATCGCTTGCGGTGCGACGATCCCGCGGGAAATGATGCCGGACTTTTTCAAAGTCTTGAGTTATGTTTCGCCGATGTTCTACAGCGTTCATTTGGACTACAACGTGTTATTCGGGGGCGGGAATACGTCCCAGTACCTGGCGGGGCTGGCTCTTATTGCTGCGGTAGCTATCGTGGTGAATGCCGTCCTTTATGGAATCAAAGCGCTCCGCGCTAAGGAAGCCGACCAAGCTGCGGTTCCTTCTATGATGATGTAA